A single window of Paenibacillus sp. FSL H8-0537 DNA harbors:
- a CDS encoding GntR family transcriptional regulator: MKTNEGWTEVAFNGRDPVYLQVVKFFKEQLVIGNMEAGQIIPSRRELGALLKINPNTAQKAYKEMEEQQLIVTEGNSPSRITMDENVLRAIRAELIGEAVEAFVASVRKIDVPVEELLELVKHKYTEDKQLNGDKQGGGAQHD, from the coding sequence ATGAAGACAAATGAAGGCTGGACGGAAGTCGCTTTCAATGGCCGTGACCCGGTCTACTTGCAGGTCGTGAAGTTTTTTAAGGAGCAATTGGTCATTGGGAACATGGAAGCCGGACAAATCATTCCTTCGCGAAGGGAGCTCGGCGCACTGTTGAAGATTAACCCCAATACGGCGCAGAAGGCTTATAAGGAAATGGAGGAACAGCAGTTGATCGTAACAGAAGGAAACTCGCCAAGCCGGATTACTATGGACGAGAACGTATTGCGGGCCATTCGCGCAGAGCTGATTGGCGAAGCTGTCGAGGCTTTCGTTGCCTCTGTTCGTAAAATCGACGTTCCGGTAGAGGAGCTGCTGGAGCTGGTCAAGCATAAGTATACAGAAGATAAGCAGTTGAATGGCGACAAGCAGGGAGGAGGGGCGCAGCATGATTGA